The Chloroflexota bacterium genomic sequence ACGACGGCGACTTCCTCACGGCGTTGGAGTGGGTCAGGATCGTGCCCGAGTCCGAGTGGCAGACCCTGCCCAATGGCCGTGTGCGCAAGACGATCACCAGCGTCTTCATCGTGCGCTCCAGCGACCGCGGCAAGAGCTGGGATTTCGTCCACGCCTTCGACGCCTATGCGCTCAAGCCGACCTACGGCCTCGCCGACCGACCCTTGGACGAAGGCTTCAACGAGGCCGACCTGGTCAGGCTCGCGAACGACGACATCCTCTGCATGTTCCGCACCGGGTCCTACTCGCCCATGCACATGTCGCGCTCGGAGGACGGCGGGCGCACGTGGTCGACGCCGGTCAACACCGGCTGGCAAGGCGTCAAGCCGCGCCTGGAACTGCTGCCGAACGGCGTCCTGGCCTGCGCCGCCGGTCGCGGGGCCTACGGCCATCCGCAAGTGACCCATGTGACCCTGAGTCTGGACGGCACCGGCCGTCACTGGGAGGCGCCGTTCGCCTTTCACACCGGTCCGGGCTGCTCCTACACCTCCACCATGCAGCGCGACGACCGGCTGCACGTGGTCTACTCCCACTCGGATTTCACCCGCGACATGGGCACCAATCAGCTGCCGTCGCAGACCATTCGCCGGGTCGTGTTGGACGTCTCCGTTCTCGATGATTGATCGACTGGATTCCGGGACTACGCCGCGCCGTCACCGCGCAGGAGGTTCATCCCCATGATCGAGTCCGCCACCTACACCGATGGCCAGCGCACCGCGACCCTGAGCGTCGAGCGCATCGACACCTGGCAGGAAGACACCGAGGTCATCCTCAACTTTCCCCACGTCATCGAGCTCGCCGACAACTGCCTCTTCATGCGCTTCAGCCGCTCGCAGCACGCCATCGCCGACGTGGAGCCCAAGCGCGACGTCTTCTCGACCGACGACGGCGAGACCTGGGGCGACCCGCCGCCCGGCATGGACTTCGGCGGCGGCAGTCTGGGATATCTCCGCGACGGCACGATCATGCGGCTGGAGCACAACACGGTCGAGGCCAACCGGCGCACGTGGGACAAGCACGTCGGCCCGTTCCACCTGGTGATGCAGGAGGACGA encodes the following:
- a CDS encoding sialidase family protein, encoding MIESAIYTDGSRSVRISVDRIDTWLEDRESIINFPGVVELDGDRLFMTIHHGRHGGEEPTWAYLSDDAGASWRRLPNDFPLLSRDARTGLINETHDSGVTGHLRDGSFVRINHSTEHALSVGYDRAHGPYHDQFQEEDPTFRFHRWTGDATPIESFPFKVRGIPWKRASYQCYSRLLELDDGDFLTALEWVRIVPESEWQTLPNGRVRKTITSVFIVRSSDRGKSWDFVHAFDAYALKPTYGLADRPLDEGFNEADLVRLANDDILCMFRTGSYSPMHMSRSEDGGRTWSTPVNTGWQGVKPRLELLPNGVLACAAGRGAYGHPQVTHVTLSLDGTGRHWEAPFAFHTGPGCSYTSTMQRDDRLHVVYSHSDFTRDMGTNQLPSQTIRRVVLDVSVLDD